A stretch of the Egicoccus sp. AB-alg6-2 genome encodes the following:
- a CDS encoding IclR family transcriptional regulator, with product MTDTETREQHRPVKSSERTLEILEHLAAVGERRTLGELSRDLGIPKSSLHAILRTMQEMGWIRTDPSGLRFGLGVRALLVGASYVDSDDVVALTADTLDALAEEVGETVHLGRLDGADVVYLAKRESKHPLRLFSAVGRRLPAHATALGKAVLSMQDPAAVRVMLPDHLRALTPNTIVDHERLREELAAIRARGYAIDNEENAEGIRCIAVAIRRDGLVRDAISCSVPMIRMNADAEAGIVEAMLRARERAESRLGFERH from the coding sequence ATGACCGACACGGAGACGCGCGAGCAGCACCGGCCGGTGAAGTCGTCCGAGCGCACGCTGGAGATCCTCGAGCACCTGGCTGCGGTCGGCGAACGCCGCACCCTGGGCGAGCTCTCGCGCGACCTGGGGATCCCCAAGTCCAGCCTGCACGCGATCCTGCGCACGATGCAGGAGATGGGCTGGATCCGCACCGACCCCAGCGGCCTGCGCTTCGGCCTGGGCGTGCGGGCCCTGCTGGTCGGGGCGTCGTACGTCGACAGCGACGACGTGGTCGCGCTCACCGCGGACACGCTCGACGCGTTGGCGGAAGAGGTCGGCGAGACGGTCCACCTCGGCCGCTTGGACGGCGCGGACGTGGTGTATCTCGCCAAACGCGAGTCGAAGCATCCCTTGCGGCTGTTCTCCGCCGTCGGCAGACGGCTGCCGGCACATGCGACCGCCCTGGGCAAGGCGGTGCTGTCGATGCAGGACCCCGCCGCGGTCCGGGTGATGCTCCCCGACCACCTGCGCGCGCTGACGCCGAACACGATCGTCGACCACGAGCGGCTGCGCGAGGAGCTGGCCGCGATCCGTGCGCGCGGCTACGCGATCGACAACGAGGAGAACGCCGAGGGCATCCGGTGCATCGCGGTCGCGATCCGCCGCGATGGCCTGGTGCGCGACGCGATCAGCTGCTCGGTACCGATGATCCGCATGAACGCCGACGCCGAGGCCGGCATCGTCGAGGCCATGCTGCGCGCCCGCGAGCGCGCCGAGTCGCGCCTGGGTTTCGAGCGCCACTGA
- a CDS encoding sugar kinase produces MDLVTLGETLVCLTGQETGRIETVRTFRKSIGGAESNTAIGLARLGLASSWISAVSNDGFGEEILKLLRGEGVDVDGVARRPEPTGLMVKERRAPGDVRVHYYRQGSAASCLEPDDIVAERITAARRLHVTGVTLALGAAPRQAVERAVEIAAAAGMSISFDPNLRLKLWSVDEAIDACRAVFPYVTDLLCNEQEAMLLARTDTLDAAVETLMGHGFPTIVIKRGELGAIGYRDGDVVHQQAWPVQAVDSVGAGDAFNAGYLYGQLTDLSFKRSIEVGNWAASHVVAHLGDYEGFPTAADYRIWVDQDVEVTR; encoded by the coding sequence GTGGATCTGGTGACCCTGGGCGAGACCCTGGTCTGCCTGACCGGTCAGGAGACCGGTCGGATCGAGACCGTGCGCACCTTCCGCAAGTCCATCGGTGGGGCGGAGTCCAACACCGCCATCGGGCTCGCCCGGCTGGGGCTGGCGTCCTCGTGGATCAGCGCGGTCAGCAACGACGGGTTCGGCGAGGAGATCCTCAAGCTGCTGCGCGGCGAAGGCGTCGACGTCGACGGCGTCGCGCGGCGTCCCGAGCCGACGGGCCTGATGGTCAAGGAGCGGCGGGCCCCCGGCGACGTGCGCGTGCACTACTACCGTCAGGGTTCGGCCGCCTCGTGTCTCGAGCCGGACGACATCGTGGCCGAACGGATCACGGCGGCCCGTCGTCTGCACGTGACCGGCGTCACCCTCGCGCTGGGCGCCGCCCCCCGTCAGGCCGTCGAGCGCGCCGTCGAGATCGCCGCCGCCGCCGGGATGTCGATCAGCTTCGACCCCAATCTGCGCCTGAAGCTGTGGAGCGTCGACGAGGCGATCGACGCCTGTCGCGCGGTGTTCCCCTACGTGACCGACCTGCTCTGCAACGAGCAGGAGGCGATGCTGCTCGCCCGTACCGACACCCTCGATGCTGCGGTCGAGACCCTGATGGGCCACGGCTTCCCCACCATCGTGATCAAGCGCGGCGAGCTCGGCGCCATCGGCTACCGCGACGGGGACGTCGTGCACCAGCAGGCGTGGCCCGTGCAGGCGGTCGACTCGGTCGGCGCCGGCGATGCCTTCAACGCCGGCTACCTCTACGGCCAGCTCACCGACCTGTCGTTCAAGCGATCGATCGAGGTCGGCAACTGGGCGGCGTCGCACGTGGTGGCCCACCTCGGCGACTACGAGGGGTTCCCGACCGCGGCCGACTACCGCATCTGGGTCGACCAGGACGTCGAGGTGACCCGATGA